ATCTTCCGAAAAGACTTCCGAAGAAACGATTCCCTGCACACGCACCGTGCCTTCGATATCAACCGGCACCACAAACGAACTATTCGTAAATGCTATCCTTAGCCCGGTCTTCCCATCAGTTATTGCCATCCAACATCCTTCGTCAGGACATACAGCAGTAATTGTACCCTGTACCTGTACCGGCTTGCCCTGCCGACTGTCTTCTGTTGCTTCCGATACACTCAGCACCTTCATATTGTCGGAAAGGGGCTCTCCAAACGTGGAAGGCTCCGTACACGATGGAATTACCAGGAACAGGAGAAATATGGCCGGAAGACAGATGGTGTTTATTCGACCCATGGCACGGCATTCATAAAAAAATGCAACAATATCTTCTCTCGCCGTTGTATCAGCAGGAATGAGGAGAGGAATAGTGAGCCAACTGCCGGACTTGAACCGGCGACCTGTTCATTACGAATGAACTGCTCTACCAGCTGAGCTAAGTTGGCGCTTTTTCAGGCTGCGAAGATATGAGAAAGTCGGCAAAGAGCAAGACCAAAACTTCGAAAATGGGCTGTCCGCTTCAGGAACGGTAACACAGCGTTAACAAGCTGCGAACAACAAGTTTGGCTGTTATCCGTTCGGGGGAGCCAACAACCGGACGTCGTGTGAGGGCATCCCGAGGGTACCGTTTTGTGATTCTGCCACTGATGCAGGATCGGCCGTGGCCCGGCGGAAACACAGGTATCGGCTGGCCGCGATGGTTCATTCACCACTCAATACTTTTGTTCTGTACGGCAGGTGTGATGCCAGGAGCGTTTACTATGCCGACAACGGCGTTTGTACCACAATCTGAATTCTCTGCGTTAACTTTCAACAATTACCAACAATCTCAACACATATCCTATGATGACAAAACTCTTCCAACCATTCGCCTCAGAACGGCTAACCGATGTCACCGTATTGATTCTCCGGGTCTCGTTTGCCTTCCTGCTGATCACCCACGGGTTTCCAAAGCTTTCAAAACTCCTGGGCGAGCAGCCTATTGAGTTCGCGGCCGTATTTGGCATGAGTCCGGGCTTCTCACTCACCATGGCAATGCTGGCCGAGTTTGGATGTGCGGTACTCCTGGCATTAGGACTGTTTACGCGCATTGCCGCTATCCCGATTTTTGCCACCATGATGGTAATCTTTTTTCATATTCATAGTGGAATGCCGTTGTCGAATCGGGAGCTTCCGTTAGTGTATTTGGTTTTGGGTTTCTTTTTTATGGTGCATGGTGCCGGTAATTACTCACTTGATGCAGTGCTCTCTAAGAAGTTAACGCATTCCGCACGAAACACATAGGACAACCGGATATTATGACGAAAGCGGATCTGATATCGCAGATTGAGGACCTCGAGGAGCAAAGCTCGGTTCTTGAACCGTCAGAAGGTGAGCGAGCCGCGCTCACCCGTCACGTAACCGGCTTTGCCGCAAGCTTCATCAACCGTTTGTCTTCGACCAACGCCTTTCAGTCAAAAATTTTACAATCTGTTGCAATTACCGGCAATCCAAGCCCCCTGACTGACATTCTGGAACTGTACAACTCCGAGGTCGTGGGAACCGGCATTAATGCGGCATCAGGAGGGCATCTGGGCTACATACCCGGAGGCGGCATTTACGCAGGTGCATTAGCCGACTACCTGGCAGCGGTTACGAACCCGTTTGCAGGAGCGTATTTTGCAGCACCGGGTGCTGCAGCGATCGAGAATGAAGTTGTTCACTGGCTAAAAGAATTATTCTCGTTTCCTGAAACAGCAACGGGATGCTTGTCATCAGGTGGATCAATATCCACGCTGATTGCTCTGACGGCTGCACGTGACAAACACGGCATTAAAGGCACCCATGTTTACTCGGCAGTGGTGTACCTGAGCTCACACGTTCACCACTCTGTTCAAAAGGCACTCCGCATAATTGGTCTGGAAGATGTTGTACTTCGCAGCATCCCCACTGACACCCGCCACCGCATGGATGCCCAGGTGCTGGCAGACCAGGTTATTGCCGACGAGCAATCGGGGCTGCATCCGTTCCTTGTGGTTGGAACGGCAGGCACAACCGATACCGGTGCCGTTGATCCACTGGAGGCTCTGGCTGATATTGCGGAGAAGCACGGACTGTGGTTTCACGTTGACGCCGCCTACGGTGGCTTTTTTATTCTGACGGACAAGAAACACCTTTTTAGGGGTATTGAACGCGCTGACTCGCTCATTGTTGATCCGCACAAGGGACTGTTCCTGCCCTATGGCGTAGGAGCCGTGTTGGTAAAGGACCGTCACGCTGTACTCCAGTCGCACTTTTACACTGCCAACTACATGCAGGATGCTGCCGATGAGGAGCTGGCACTAAGCCCGGCAAACCTTTCGCCGGAGCTTACGCGCCATTTTCGTGGACTTCGTGTATGGCTGCCCCTGCAATTGTACGGTACCAAACCCTTTGCCGCATGCCTGGCAGAGAAGCTTCTTCTGGTAAACTATTTTAGATTAGGGGTACAAGAACTGGGCTTCGAGGTCGGACCTGATCCTGACTTGTCAGTGAGCTACTTTTACTATCCTTTTTCCGGCGATTCAAACCACCTTAACCGACTACTTTTAGAACAGCTCCATGCCGACGGCGAAGTCTTCTTTAGTTCGTCACAAGTTGATTCACGCTTTGTGATCCGGATTGCAATACTGTCATTCCGAACTAATCGGTCAACAGTCGATGCAGCCCTGGCAATGATTGAACGGTGCCTACAGCGGGTACGTGCGAACGCGTAACGTCACAACATCCGTCGGGCATCCCTTACGGCAACAGTTCATCGCCGTTAAACGCCGTACACGCACGCTGCCTTAGCGCCAATGTAGTCTAAGAAATCTTTCTCGGTTAGCAGTCTGCCGCATACGCGTGAAATAATCTCAGCCGGTTTCTCAGTGCGTCCGTACTGATGGATATTGGTTCGCAGCCAACTCAGGATCGGTGCAAACGTGCCACTGCTGATTTTTGCGGCCACGTCAGGGATTTCGGTTTTCAACGAATTCCACAGCATTGCACCGTACAGCTTACCAAGTGTATATGAAGGGAAGTAACCAATTCCGCCAAAGCTCCAATGGACGTCTTGCAGGCATCCCTCGGCATCATTGGCGGGAACCACACCCAGAAGATTTCTCATGCCGGCATTCCACATCTCCGGGATGTCGGCAACCGTAAGCGTACCGTCCATCAAATCCCGTTCAATCCCAAAACGCAGGATGATGTGAAGATTGTAGGTAAGCTCATCGCTCTCAACCCTGTTCAGACTGGGACGCATTGCGTTCACTGCTTTGAAGAATGATTCCGGTGTCTGGTCAGCTAACTGATCCGGAAAAGCATCTCGTAACTTCGGAAATGCCCAAACCCAGAATTCTTCGCTCCGGGCAATGATGTTTTCCCAGAATAACGATTGAGATTCATGAATTCCCATACTTGCACCCTCGGCAACCGCAGTGAATTCCAGCTCACGGTTTATTCCCTGCTCGTACATACCATGGCCTGACTCGTGAATGAGGCCAAACAAACATGAACGGAGGTCGTTTTCAAAGACCCGTGTTGTCAGCCTGACATCTGTTATTGCAAACGAGGTACAAAACGGGTGGGCACTCAGATCAACGCGTCCGGTTTCGAACGAAAAGCCCAGCTGTTGAACGATGCTGCGGGCAAATTCCAGTTGCTCATTTTTCGGGTACGAACGATATAACACCGCATCGTGTACCGAACTGGTGTGCGGACCAATCTTGTCTAACAGAACGCGGGTTCCTTGCGCAAGGGCATCAAAAACCGGATTCAGTGCCTGCACCGACAAGCCGGGTTCGTACAGATCCAGCATTGCGTTGTATGGGTGTGCTTCATAGCCAAGGTACTCAGCTTCAGTACGCTTCAGCTCGGTAATGCGCTCCAGCGCAGGCTGAAACACCGTGAAGTCGGAACTGAGTCTGGCACGTTTCCATGCGTCCTGACCAAGTGAACTGGCCTTTGCAATTTCCTGAACATGTTTTTGCGGCAGCTTGGTTGCACGCTGTACATCGTTGGCAAACTGCCGGACAACGCCCTGCTGCAGAGGCGACAGAGCCTCTGCTCCGGCCATGGCCTCCTCTAAGGCCTTCCGTGTCTCGTCGGCAGTTACATGCGAATGCCGCAGCCCTGCCAGTGCTGATATCTGTTCTGCTCTTGCCTCGGCAGCACCGTCCG
This is a stretch of genomic DNA from Ignavibacteria bacterium. It encodes these proteins:
- a CDS encoding DUF4920 domain-containing protein, yielding MGRINTICLPAIFLLFLVIPSCTEPSTFGEPLSDNMKVLSVSEATEDSRQGKPVQVQGTITAVCPDEGCWMAITDGKTGLRIAFTNSSFVVPVDIEGTVRVQGIVSSEVFSEDDARVMAETMGWTDAQVNGIHGDVRMPVMTATGVSLVGK
- a CDS encoding aminotransferase class V-fold PLP-dependent enzyme; the encoded protein is MTKADLISQIEDLEEQSSVLEPSEGERAALTRHVTGFAASFINRLSSTNAFQSKILQSVAITGNPSPLTDILELYNSEVVGTGINAASGGHLGYIPGGGIYAGALADYLAAVTNPFAGAYFAAPGAAAIENEVVHWLKELFSFPETATGCLSSGGSISTLIALTAARDKHGIKGTHVYSAVVYLSSHVHHSVQKALRIIGLEDVVLRSIPTDTRHRMDAQVLADQVIADEQSGLHPFLVVGTAGTTDTGAVDPLEALADIAEKHGLWFHVDAAYGGFFILTDKKHLFRGIERADSLIVDPHKGLFLPYGVGAVLVKDRHAVLQSHFYTANYMQDAADEELALSPANLSPELTRHFRGLRVWLPLQLYGTKPFAACLAEKLLLVNYFRLGVQELGFEVGPDPDLSVSYFYYPFSGDSNHLNRLLLEQLHADGEVFFSSSQVDSRFVIRIAILSFRTNRSTVDAALAMIERCLQRVRANA
- a CDS encoding carboxypeptidase M32 — translated: MNSSLQQVMHTIRSLDSAMAILGWDQETYMPDGAAEARAEQISALAGLRHSHVTADETRKALEEAMAGAEALSPLQQGVVRQFANDVQRATKLPQKHVQEIAKASSLGQDAWKRARLSSDFTVFQPALERITELKRTEAEYLGYEAHPYNAMLDLYEPGLSVQALNPVFDALAQGTRVLLDKIGPHTSSVHDAVLYRSYPKNEQLEFARSIVQQLGFSFETGRVDLSAHPFCTSFAITDVRLTTRVFENDLRSCLFGLIHESGHGMYEQGINRELEFTAVAEGASMGIHESQSLFWENIIARSEEFWVWAFPKLRDAFPDQLADQTPESFFKAVNAMRPSLNRVESDELTYNLHIILRFGIERDLMDGTLTVADIPEMWNAGMRNLLGVVPANDAEGCLQDVHWSFGGIGYFPSYTLGKLYGAMLWNSLKTEIPDVAAKISSGTFAPILSWLRTNIHQYGRTEKPAEIISRVCGRLLTEKDFLDYIGAKAACVYGV
- a CDS encoding DoxX family protein, which produces MMTKLFQPFASERLTDVTVLILRVSFAFLLITHGFPKLSKLLGEQPIEFAAVFGMSPGFSLTMAMLAEFGCAVLLALGLFTRIAAIPIFATMMVIFFHIHSGMPLSNRELPLVYLVLGFFFMVHGAGNYSLDAVLSKKLTHSARNT